The following coding sequences lie in one Oreochromis niloticus isolate F11D_XX unplaced genomic scaffold, O_niloticus_UMD_NMBU tig00006539_pilon, whole genome shotgun sequence genomic window:
- the LOC106097417 gene encoding lymphocyte antigen 6D, translating to MKTVMLAVLLLLTVSQSEALECHCGGQKFCSSPVETCSSSKDVCSTLVITSGPVVTHTKGCLKSLACRILNRPPVMTVSCCSSDLCNR from the exons ATGAAGACTGTGATGCtcgctgtgctgctgctgctgaccgtCAGTCAGA GTGAAGCCTTGGAGTGTCACTGTGGAGGCCAGAAGTTCTGTTCAAGCCCTGTGGAGACGTGCTCCAGCTCTAAAGATGTCTGCTCTACTCTCGTCATCACTTCTGGGCCGG TGGTAACGCACACAAAGGGCTGCTTGAAGTCGCTGGCCTGCAGGATCCTGAATCGTCCGCCCGTGATGACTGTCAGCTGTTGCAGTTCTGATCTGTGTAACAGATAA